From Chthoniobacterales bacterium:
CATGGGGTGACTCCGGCACGGGCAACGGCGAGTTCTCCGGACCGGGTGGCGTGGCCGTGCGGCAGAAGAGCGGCCGAATCTACGTGACGGATATCTACAACGACCGGGTGCAGTATTTCGACAAGGACGGCAGGTTTCTCGGCACGTGGGGATCGACGGGGATCTTCGCGGGACAATTCGCCGGTCCCAGCGGCATCGCCATCAACCAGAAGGGCGGCGACGTCTACGTCTGCGAGCAACAGGGGAACCGTGTGCAGCGGTTCAACTCCGCCGGCGCCTTTCTCGGCCGATGGGGATCGGGCGGCACGGGCTCCGGGCAGTTCATCTCGCCGGACGGCATCGCGGTGAACCCGAAGACGGGCGATGTCTATGTCGCGGAATTCGGCAACAACCGCGTGCAGAGATTTTCGTCTACGGGCTCGTTCGAGAAAAAGTGGGGCAAGGGAGGCTCGGGCGATGGAGAGTTTTCCCGGCCAGTAGGGATTGCGATCGACAGCGCGGGGCGCGTGTATGTGGCCGACTCGGGCAATGACCGGGTGCAGGTCTTCGACGCGAATGGCAAGTTCCTGACGAAATTCGGAAGCAGCGGCTCGAGCGACGCGAAGTTGAAGAGGCCTTACGGCGTCGCCTTTGGGAGCAGCGGCGTGGTCTACGTGCTC
This genomic window contains:
- a CDS encoding 6-bladed beta-propeller; translated protein: MKIVFLRWPLLALLVSAANLCAAVTPSFTWLGAFGSGGDGKGQFDFPYGLAADASLGRVYVSDFNNNRVERFDASGSFKKAWGDSGTGNGEFSGPGGVAVRQKSGRIYVTDIYNDRVQYFDKDGRFLGTWGSTGIFAGQFAGPSGIAINQKGGDVYVCEQQGNRVQRFNSAGAFLGRWGSGGTGSGQFISPDGIAVNPKTGDVYVAEFGNNRVQRFSSTGSFEKKWGKGGSGDGEFSRPVGIAIDSAGRVYVADSGNDRVQVFDANGKFLTKFGSSGSSDAKLKRPYGVAFGSSGVVYVLDEGNSRVTRWQSTEPPVVTISGKKTRSTKKAKITISGKVTRADGSPAVSKVTAVVGTKTYTASGTTTWSFIASLQKGKNKVSVTAVDESGVSSATVSITVKRK